A section of the Pseudomonas flavescens genome encodes:
- a CDS encoding NAD(P)/FAD-dependent oxidoreductase: protein MTHRIVIVGGGAGGLELATRLGRTLGKRGKAHITLADANLTHIWKPLLHEVAAGSLNSTENELNYVAQAKWNQFEFQLGRMSGLDRERKTIQLAATLDEDNRELVPARELAYDSLVIAVGSTTNDFGTEGAANHCIFLDTREQAERFHRKMLSHYLRAHAGNGDNDQISVAIVGAGATGVELAAELHHAAHELAAYGLDRIRPENMRITLIEAGPRVLPALPERISAPVHRTLQKLGVNVMTNAAVKEVTADGLLTASGEQIPASLKVWAAGIRAPAFLKDLDGLESNRINQLVVTSTLQTTRDENIFAFGDCAACPMGDGSERNVPPRAQAAHQQASLLVKSLALRLQNQPLPTYAYKDYGSLISLSSFSAVGNLMGNLMGSVKLEGWLARMFYVSLYRMHQMALYGPFRTLLLMLSDRIGRSTDPRLKLH from the coding sequence ATGACCCATCGAATCGTAATTGTCGGCGGTGGTGCCGGCGGCCTGGAACTCGCCACCCGCCTGGGGAGAACCCTCGGCAAACGTGGCAAAGCGCATATCACGCTGGCCGACGCCAACCTGACCCACATCTGGAAACCGCTGCTGCATGAAGTGGCTGCTGGCTCGCTGAACTCCACGGAGAACGAGCTCAACTACGTTGCCCAGGCCAAATGGAACCAGTTCGAATTCCAGCTTGGCCGCATGAGCGGCCTGGATCGCGAACGCAAGACCATCCAGCTTGCGGCGACTCTGGATGAAGACAACCGCGAACTGGTGCCCGCGCGCGAACTCGCCTACGACTCGCTGGTGATCGCGGTAGGCAGCACGACCAATGACTTCGGCACGGAGGGAGCGGCCAACCACTGCATCTTCCTGGATACCCGTGAACAGGCCGAGCGTTTCCACCGCAAGATGCTCAGCCATTATCTGCGCGCCCATGCAGGCAATGGCGACAACGACCAGATCAGCGTTGCCATCGTCGGCGCCGGCGCCACCGGCGTGGAACTGGCTGCGGAGCTGCACCACGCTGCCCACGAGCTGGCGGCCTACGGCCTGGATCGTATCCGCCCCGAAAACATGCGCATCACCCTGATCGAGGCAGGCCCACGCGTGCTACCAGCGCTGCCGGAGCGCATCAGCGCACCCGTGCACCGTACCCTGCAGAAGCTCGGCGTGAACGTGATGACCAATGCCGCGGTGAAGGAGGTCACGGCTGACGGCCTGCTGACCGCCAGCGGTGAACAGATTCCAGCCAGCCTCAAGGTGTGGGCAGCGGGCATCCGCGCGCCAGCGTTTCTCAAGGATCTGGATGGCCTGGAGAGCAATCGCATCAATCAACTGGTCGTCACATCGACCCTGCAGACCACGCGCGACGAGAACATCTTCGCCTTCGGCGACTGCGCAGCCTGCCCGATGGGCGATGGCAGCGAACGCAATGTACCGCCTCGCGCGCAGGCCGCTCACCAGCAAGCCTCGCTGCTGGTCAAATCGCTTGCGCTGCGCCTTCAGAATCAGCCGCTGCCGACATACGCCTACAAGGATTACGGCTCGCTGATCTCGCTGTCGAGCTTTAGCGCCGTCGGCAATCTGATGGGTAACCTGATGGGCAGCGTGAAGCTGGAGGGTTGGCTTGCGCGGATGTTCTACGTGTCGCTGTATCGCATGCACCAGATGGCGCTTTATGGCCCATTCCGCACGTTGCTGCTGATGCTCAGCGACCGTATCGGCCGCAGCACCGATCCGCGACTCAAGCTGCACTGA
- a CDS encoding MOSC domain-containing protein, which yields MSPLQTLLATVPQQGQVRWIGVRPQSRGEMLALDAVEARREAGLTGDHARPGPLNARQVTLIQWEHLAVVSALLGRDPERAIRPEDLRRNIAISGINLFSLKGRRFRIGQAILETTGWCQPCARLEERLGLGTFQAVRGHGGITARVLQGGVIRLSDSLEVEPLERFE from the coding sequence ATGAGCCCTCTGCAAACCCTCCTCGCCACGGTGCCGCAGCAAGGGCAGGTGCGCTGGATCGGCGTGCGTCCGCAGTCACGTGGCGAGATGCTCGCCCTGGACGCAGTGGAAGCGCGCCGTGAAGCCGGCCTCACCGGAGATCATGCGCGCCCGGGGCCACTTAACGCGCGGCAGGTCACGCTGATCCAGTGGGAGCACCTGGCCGTGGTCAGCGCCCTGCTGGGGCGCGATCCCGAACGCGCGATAAGACCGGAAGATCTGCGGCGCAATATCGCCATCAGCGGCATTAACCTGTTCAGCCTCAAGGGTCGCCGCTTTCGGATCGGCCAGGCCATTCTGGAAACCACTGGCTGGTGCCAACCCTGCGCACGCCTCGAGGAGCGCCTGGGCCTGGGAACGTTTCAGGCAGTGCGCGGCCACGGCGGCATAACCGCACGAGTGCTGCAGGGCGGCGTCATCCGCCTGAGCGACTCGCTCGAGGTCGAGCCTCTGGAGCGATTCGAGTAG